From the Ferrovum sp. PN-J185 genome, one window contains:
- a CDS encoding MBL fold metallo-hydrolase → MMKNHVIHPFFDKETWTFSYVVYSPNDAHALVIDSVLNFDQKSGRFHTHSADEIIHFVKQNNLIVDYILETHAHADHISAGYYLKQALGGQLVIGKTITGVQSVFKDIFNLGNEFIPNGSDFDILLNDKDCIQFGESICEAITVPGHTPACLAYRIENCLFVGDTLFMPDVGTARCDFPGGDASSLYWSIQKLYSYPDDTLVYLCHDYPPQDRQHISYQTTIKEQKEKNIHVHTGVTEEQFVELRSNRDKTLTLPNLIIPSIQINIRAGKYPTPESNGVSYLKTPINYFI, encoded by the coding sequence ATGATGAAAAACCACGTAATACATCCATTTTTTGATAAAGAGACATGGACATTTTCTTACGTGGTTTATTCCCCTAATGATGCACATGCTTTAGTCATCGACTCGGTATTAAATTTTGATCAAAAATCTGGGCGGTTTCATACTCATTCAGCTGATGAAATCATTCATTTTGTTAAACAAAACAATCTTATTGTTGACTATATATTAGAAACCCATGCTCACGCAGACCATATCAGTGCAGGTTATTATTTAAAACAAGCACTGGGCGGGCAATTGGTTATTGGTAAGACTATTACAGGTGTTCAGTCTGTATTTAAAGACATTTTCAATCTTGGCAATGAATTTATACCTAATGGAAGCGACTTTGATATTCTGTTGAATGATAAAGATTGTATTCAATTTGGTGAATCCATCTGCGAAGCAATTACCGTCCCTGGTCATACCCCTGCATGTCTAGCTTATCGAATTGAAAACTGTCTTTTTGTTGGTGATACATTATTCATGCCTGATGTAGGAACAGCACGCTGTGACTTTCCTGGAGGAGATGCGAGCTCATTGTATTGGTCGATTCAAAAACTCTACTCTTATCCTGATGATACCTTAGTTTATCTTTGTCACGATTATCCACCTCAAGATAGACAACATATTTCTTATCAGACCACCATCAAGGAACAAAAAGAAAAAAATATTCATGTTCATACTGGGGTAACAGAAGAACAATTTGTCGAGCTTAGATCAAATAGAGATAAAACATTAACTTTACCTAACTTAATTATCCCATCTATACAAATAAATATTCGCGCAGGGAAGTATCCCACTCCTGAAAGTAATGGTGTAAGTTACTTAAAAACACCTATAAATTACTTTATCTAA
- a CDS encoding TA system antitoxin ParD family protein, with translation MSINVKLSEKLVEQAKMIGSIEHRSVPKQIEYWSQIGKIAQENPDLPFSLIREILIADQESTVGDYVFN, from the coding sequence ATGTCTATTAACGTGAAACTGTCAGAAAAGCTAGTTGAGCAAGCCAAAATGATTGGAAGTATTGAGCATCGCTCAGTGCCCAAACAAATTGAGTATTGGTCTCAGATTGGCAAAATTGCCCAAGAAAATCCAGACTTACCTTTTTCTTTGATTCGGGAAATTTTAATTGCCGATCAAGAGTCTACTGTTGGCGATTACGTTTTTAACTAA
- a CDS encoding GNAT family N-acetyltransferase — protein MMKTVSQNLISKPSITHSAEWYEGFMNLRMKSPSESKLGYSKEIGVLDPEVIEVTKLAEKIKWSSYFIKAYSGEARKLKLNSYDPEESRMFIAKIGNKELGFIRITNHTDYFQGLYSGEIWGIAEVYVKPPYRSHGVASKLMKYVLRHNQVKSIFLEEDRYKEKKRYFNKFGFTYEVRSGNGLSRCYLNSFEEVISKKVSEINRSSMLFS, from the coding sequence ATGATGAAAACCGTAAGTCAAAATTTAATCAGCAAGCCCTCTATTACTCACTCTGCGGAGTGGTATGAGGGGTTTATGAATCTGAGAATGAAATCTCCCTCGGAATCAAAATTGGGTTACTCGAAAGAGATTGGGGTTTTGGATCCAGAAGTGATTGAAGTAACTAAATTAGCGGAGAAAATTAAATGGTCAAGTTATTTTATAAAGGCCTATTCAGGCGAGGCTAGAAAATTAAAACTTAATTCTTATGATCCAGAAGAATCTCGTATGTTTATTGCAAAAATTGGGAATAAGGAATTGGGTTTTATTCGTATTACTAACCACACAGATTATTTCCAGGGGCTTTATAGCGGTGAGATTTGGGGTATTGCAGAAGTATATGTGAAGCCACCATATAGAAGTCACGGCGTTGCATCGAAACTGATGAAGTATGTTTTGAGGCATAACCAGGTTAAGTCGATTTTCCTGGAGGAGGATCGATATAAGGAAAAGAAACGTTATTTCAACAAATTTGGATTTACGTATGAGGTACGAAGTGGCAATGGTCTTTCAAGATGCTACTTAAATTCTTTTGAAGAAGTTATTAGTAAAAAAGTATCCGAGATAAACCGGTCCAGTATGCTTTTTTCTTGA
- a CDS encoding tyrosine-type recombinase/integrase encodes MPQAKSFSSTELTQVLTYVKTTKHSVRNRAMLLLTHWGGLRVGEVAALRICDVLDPENQVKSEIRLLPEQTKGRHPRTVFLNERLKAELQAFANEITNKDRNHAFFPTQKHPKRGFTANTLTQHFKSIYKASGISGATSHSGRRSFITNLASKGIGVRVLMSLAGHRNISTTQAYIDVNDDMKRMAVELI; translated from the coding sequence ATGCCACAAGCAAAATCGTTTAGTAGTACAGAGCTAACCCAAGTTTTGACATATGTAAAAACCACCAAACACAGCGTACGTAACCGTGCTATGTTGCTATTAACCCATTGGGGTGGGCTCAGAGTAGGGGAAGTAGCAGCCCTACGTATATGCGATGTTTTAGACCCTGAAAACCAGGTGAAAAGTGAGATCCGCTTATTGCCGGAGCAAACCAAGGGACGCCACCCAAGGACAGTCTTTCTCAATGAGCGCTTAAAAGCAGAGCTACAAGCGTTTGCCAATGAGATCACCAATAAAGACCGCAACCATGCCTTCTTCCCCACGCAAAAGCACCCAAAGCGAGGCTTTACAGCCAATACGCTGACGCAACACTTTAAAAGTATCTACAAAGCTTCTGGTATATCTGGTGCTACTAGTCACAGCGGGCGTAGAAGCTTTATTACTAACCTTGCAAGTAAAGGCATCGGAGTTAGGGTGCTCATGAGTCTAGCGGGTCATCGCAATATCAGTACTACGCAGGCTTACATTGATGTGAATGACGATATGAAGCGCATGGCAGTAGAACTCATTTAA
- a CDS encoding DUF6641 family protein — protein MSTLETLKFVSVTKPTKLPAVVQRRNKLSDKLWEQIQLAEAKSAGTSYAPLKTKRLKDIEGNIKILEVPKRIKPWWFTAQNGKSCLVVRYGSKTLEISQGKSTIELDKPDELIHILEMIKTAVEAGELDAQIERAAGLLKEGFAK, from the coding sequence ATGAGCACACTAGAAACACTGAAATTCGTCAGCGTTACTAAACCCACTAAATTACCCGCTGTTGTCCAGAGACGTAATAAGCTATCCGATAAGCTGTGGGAACAGATCCAATTAGCTGAAGCTAAAAGCGCTGGCACAAGCTATGCCCCATTAAAAACCAAACGATTAAAAGATATTGAAGGCAATATCAAAATCTTAGAAGTGCCAAAACGTATCAAGCCTTGGTGGTTTACTGCCCAAAATGGCAAGTCCTGCCTTGTTGTCAGGTACGGATCCAAAACGCTAGAAATATCACAAGGTAAATCGACTATTGAGCTAGATAAGCCCGATGAGCTTATACATATATTAGAGATGATTAAAACGGCTGTAGAAGCTGGCGAGCTAGATGCACAAATAGAGCGGGCAGCTGGACTGCTTAAAGAAGGGTTTGCCAAATGA
- a CDS encoding SNF2-related protein has protein sequence MGNNPSSQKLIQPAFSNDRISYLIDVNIGLSASSQLMDIATDPVSGSQQLIYLAQLVSDGVAAFNNSEIAIPWSDLYALFEDAEHEDSLYLLSLPKIDHSIPILGEDGTVADKFFRLRIDGWREVSGRSIRVRKWLGGAFVDGSTYSLQSKDSWQLIDFISRNHGFEAQSRSQSENEILWGEARKFALLAKAELSPYLAATIVLVPSLLKMRYIRAQALGTSVVTIEPYFDGAPDDWMGQFDSFKFIPEHSDFPTATGRTRVIFPEAIRDVLTVIKTQFDGRKVAGSKAEAFLRNPFAYLGEAASKVLDENQIQEAKEEAGIFSTRISLFPDISKGAIESVTASVYQNLEDGMAKADRSIISTAHELNLLIQEIESALSEERQFFTWRNFVIDVDGDLYQTLDSAKAWFNVWKDQVKNFIDFNDIYALDNYGGRIDGIGVAKPIYSAYIKKEGGDDSSWAPPLLGVSLTPGSAPVFIAVDEIWVTEFEAKIEQAKAAGVDKVADPRLPIPLSIPEAIDLVKDLKVLLGIIGSGGDPLPPDPTPPGPTPPGPTPPGPTPPGPTPPGPTPPGPTPPGPTPPSPNPPGKGRKETLLVKVNITQLDYSETAAEEMRAAILKVPEGFSPQLPTDLKSEIKLKKHQLDGLAWMQYLYSKAPEYCRGALLADDMGLGKTLQLLSLLSWFYERNPEAPPSLIVAPPVLMQNWKNEARNFFNNFPEILLLHAEGLSARRQPKQFIDQSLLDKKIVNLLTPNWLGSAKVVLTTYETVRDYEFSLARQEFTFMICDEAQKIKTPNAQSTTAAKKQKAKFRIACTGTPVENSLADLWCLFDFIQPGLLGALDEFGRTYRKPIEAKEAGDEKAAEVIEHLRAIVSPQILRRMKSDIADELPQKILVSNDEYEFDGALRKRLSVPISNHQRNLYAQGLRQIAAAAQEKDAKRRSNVSFAVLHFVRALCSEPYCLPKTTFTIDVNGIDAHLNNAPKLKWLLSTLELIAQKQEKVIIFTDIKEIQRSLVMFIRKRFDFSAQIINGDIDDRQDLIDAFQSREGFGVIILSPLAVGFGVNIVSANHVIHFTRTWNPAKEGQATDRAYRIGQTKDVYVYCPTITAEDFVTFDAKLDRLMTLKMDLAGDMLDGVGSDIPTGTLMPDSGPGGIQVDADKLVDISRVDTLDGATFEVFCQLLFGAYPNKAYITQKQRGDGGIDIVVIGNDGKGMICQCKYSMQDELGWDAVKEVAAGSPAYQARHPGVMFQKVAITNQKFNSTAIQQANTLGVKLIGRAELIELLNKVKLKQLALDEEIFKFYMNTSKFSANV, from the coding sequence ATGGGTAATAATCCATCTTCCCAAAAGTTAATTCAACCTGCATTTTCTAACGATAGGATCTCTTACCTTATTGACGTTAATATCGGGTTAAGTGCCTCGAGTCAGTTAATGGATATTGCAACCGATCCTGTTTCTGGTAGTCAGCAGTTAATTTACCTTGCTCAGCTAGTGTCCGATGGCGTGGCAGCATTCAATAATTCCGAGATAGCTATTCCTTGGTCTGATCTTTACGCTTTATTCGAAGATGCTGAACATGAAGATTCTCTATATCTGCTGTCGCTTCCAAAGATTGATCATTCAATCCCAATTCTTGGGGAAGATGGAACAGTTGCAGATAAGTTCTTTAGGTTAAGAATTGATGGTTGGCGAGAGGTTTCAGGCCGTAGCATTAGAGTTAGAAAGTGGCTTGGAGGTGCTTTTGTTGATGGGTCTACTTACTCACTTCAATCAAAGGATTCTTGGCAATTAATAGACTTTATTAGTCGCAATCATGGATTTGAAGCCCAGTCACGCTCTCAATCTGAAAATGAAATATTGTGGGGTGAGGCTCGCAAATTCGCCTTGTTAGCAAAGGCAGAGCTTTCACCTTATTTGGCTGCAACCATTGTTTTAGTTCCAAGCTTGCTAAAGATGCGTTACATCAGAGCGCAAGCTCTGGGAACCAGTGTTGTCACAATTGAACCATATTTTGATGGGGCACCTGATGATTGGATGGGGCAATTTGATTCATTCAAATTCATTCCTGAACACAGTGATTTTCCAACGGCTACAGGCAGAACAAGGGTCATTTTTCCTGAGGCGATACGAGATGTTCTAACGGTTATCAAAACACAATTTGATGGGCGCAAAGTTGCTGGTAGTAAGGCTGAAGCCTTTCTTAGAAATCCTTTCGCTTATCTTGGTGAGGCTGCCTCCAAAGTATTGGATGAGAATCAGATACAAGAAGCCAAAGAAGAGGCTGGAATCTTTTCTACTCGAATATCACTATTTCCAGATATTTCAAAGGGTGCCATTGAAAGCGTAACAGCAAGCGTTTATCAAAATCTTGAAGATGGAATGGCGAAGGCCGATAGATCAATTATTTCAACTGCCCATGAGCTTAACTTGTTAATACAAGAAATTGAATCGGCTCTCTCGGAAGAGCGTCAATTTTTTACTTGGCGTAATTTTGTAATTGATGTTGATGGTGATCTTTATCAGACATTGGATAGTGCTAAGGCTTGGTTCAATGTTTGGAAAGATCAGGTAAAAAATTTCATAGACTTTAACGACATTTATGCTCTCGATAATTATGGTGGGCGAATTGATGGTATTGGAGTTGCAAAACCCATCTACTCAGCTTACATAAAAAAAGAGGGTGGAGATGACTCCTCTTGGGCGCCACCGCTTCTCGGTGTTTCATTAACTCCAGGCTCAGCGCCTGTTTTTATAGCTGTTGATGAAATATGGGTAACGGAATTTGAGGCCAAGATTGAGCAGGCAAAGGCAGCAGGTGTCGACAAAGTTGCCGATCCCCGATTACCAATTCCTCTTTCAATACCTGAAGCTATTGATTTGGTAAAAGATCTAAAGGTTTTACTTGGAATTATTGGTTCAGGGGGTGACCCTCTGCCACCTGACCCAACTCCTCCGGGGCCAACTCCTCCAGGGCCGACACCACCTGGCCCAACTCCTCCAGGGCCGACACCACCTGGCCCAACTCCTCCAGGGCCGACACCACCTGGCCCAACTCCGCCAAGTCCAAACCCGCCCGGAAAGGGGCGCAAAGAAACACTCTTGGTGAAAGTCAATATTACACAGCTTGACTATAGCGAAACTGCGGCAGAGGAAATGCGTGCGGCAATACTTAAGGTGCCCGAAGGCTTTTCGCCTCAATTGCCTACTGATCTGAAGAGTGAAATTAAGTTAAAAAAACATCAGTTAGATGGATTAGCTTGGATGCAGTACTTGTATTCAAAGGCTCCAGAATATTGTCGAGGTGCATTGTTGGCTGACGACATGGGTCTTGGGAAGACATTACAACTTCTATCATTGCTTTCTTGGTTTTATGAACGCAATCCTGAGGCGCCACCATCATTAATTGTTGCTCCCCCGGTATTAATGCAAAACTGGAAGAATGAAGCTAGGAACTTTTTTAATAATTTTCCAGAGATTTTATTGCTCCATGCTGAAGGATTGAGCGCTAGAAGACAGCCTAAGCAATTTATTGACCAGTCATTATTAGATAAAAAAATCGTTAATTTATTAACACCAAATTGGTTGGGTTCTGCTAAGGTAGTTTTGACCACATATGAAACTGTTCGAGATTATGAATTTAGTTTAGCCAGACAAGAATTTACCTTCATGATTTGTGATGAAGCTCAAAAAATTAAAACACCTAATGCGCAATCTACAACAGCAGCTAAGAAGCAGAAAGCTAAATTTAGAATTGCATGTACAGGAACGCCTGTAGAAAATAGTTTGGCAGATTTGTGGTGCTTGTTTGACTTTATACAGCCCGGTTTGCTCGGGGCATTAGACGAATTTGGTAGAACATATAGAAAGCCCATTGAAGCGAAGGAAGCTGGTGATGAAAAGGCAGCAGAAGTAATTGAACATCTGCGTGCAATAGTTAGCCCTCAGATATTAAGAAGGATGAAGAGCGATATTGCTGATGAGTTGCCTCAGAAGATACTGGTTTCAAATGATGAATATGAGTTTGATGGAGCCCTTAGAAAAAGGTTATCTGTGCCTATTTCAAATCATCAGAGAAATTTATATGCGCAGGGATTACGACAAATCGCTGCAGCAGCCCAAGAAAAGGATGCAAAAAGAAGGTCGAATGTTTCTTTTGCAGTTTTACATTTTGTAAGAGCCTTGTGTTCTGAGCCATATTGTCTGCCAAAGACAACGTTTACTATTGATGTAAACGGAATAGACGCCCATTTAAACAATGCCCCAAAACTAAAGTGGCTATTGAGTACCCTGGAATTAATCGCGCAAAAGCAAGAAAAAGTAATCATATTCACAGATATTAAGGAAATTCAAAGATCATTGGTTATGTTTATTCGTAAGCGCTTTGATTTTTCCGCGCAGATTATTAATGGAGATATTGATGATCGACAGGATTTAATTGATGCGTTCCAATCACGCGAAGGTTTTGGCGTAATCATTCTCTCGCCATTAGCCGTTGGCTTTGGAGTAAACATAGTTTCAGCTAATCATGTTATTCATTTCACGAGAACGTGGAATCCGGCTAAAGAGGGTCAAGCAACAGATAGGGCATATCGCATTGGGCAGACCAAGGATGTATATGTTTATTGCCCAACTATTACAGCTGAAGACTTTGTGACCTTTGACGCCAAGTTAGATCGATTGATGACTTTAAAGATGGATCTTGCTGGAGATATGTTAGATGGAGTGGGCTCTGATATCCCAACCGGAACATTGATGCCTGATAGTGGACCTGGCGGTATTCAAGTTGACGCGGATAAGTTAGTTGATATAAGCCGTGTGGATACTTTGGATGGAGCTACGTTTGAAGTATTTTGTCAGCTTTTATTTGGCGCTTATCCAAATAAAGCCTACATTACCCAGAAGCAAAGAGGCGACGGTGGCATCGATATCGTTGTTATTGGTAATGATGGCAAAGGAATGATTTGTCAGTGCAAATATAGTATGCAAGATGAGCTGGGTTGGGATGCGGTTAAAGAGGTTGCTGCTGGTAGTCCGGCTTATCAAGCACGACATCCGGGCGTAATGTTTCAAAAGGTTGCAATCACCAATCAAAAATTCAACTCTACAGCTATTCAACAAGCTAATACTTTAGGGGTAAAGCTGATTGGAAGGGCTGAGTTGATTGAATTGTTGAACAAAGTAAAGCTTAAGCAGCTTGCTTTAGATGAGGAAATTTTTAAGTTTTATATGAACACATCTAAATTTTCGGCCAATGTATGA